One Onychostoma macrolepis isolate SWU-2019 chromosome 15, ASM1243209v1, whole genome shotgun sequence DNA segment encodes these proteins:
- the or40a1 gene encoding odorant receptor 107-1, with protein MNFSVAFSNGTNSFNEGFYLTAFRTLANKNYLILVLVIIYIVTLLGNLVLLTVVLMNSSLQNPKYLAVCNLAIVDISMNSVIIPQMVPAFVFNQNYVSFGACFSQMFFMHFFGDMESFSLALLAYDRLIAICWPLRYSTINTNLRMLLIIVGIWSLVILLEIFPIIFAARLPYCGSREVKSCCCEHGPVYRLACTDISFNRQLATAKTLTVLLGPLSFIIFTYVIVVVAVTRIASISQRWKAFHTCLTHLLLVLLYYMPVILAYILGNLRLVQNVDLFTAILTISVTLPPMLNPIIYSLKTDELRDKIAKLLGKSKVAQQIIKNEANG; from the coding sequence ATGAATTTTTCAGTTGCTTTCAGCAATGGAACAAATTCTTTCAATGAAGGATTTTATCTAACTGCCTTTCGCACTCTGGCAAACAAAAACTACCTCATTTTGGTCTTGGTGATCATCTACATTGTCACCTTGCTGGGTAACCTTGTTCTTCTGACTGTCGTGCTAATGAACTCCAGCTTACAGAACCCCAAGTATCTTGCTGTATGTAATCTAGCCATTGTTGACATTTCAATGAATAGTGTTATTATTCCTCAAATGGTGCCTGCTTTTGTGTTCAATCAGAATTATGTTTCATTTGGAGCATGTTTTTCCCAAATGttcttcatgcatttttttggtGACATGGAATCTTTCTCTCTTGCTCTTTTGGCGTATGATCGTCTGATCGCGATCTGCTGGCCTCTACGTTATTCTACTATAAACACCAACCTGAGGATGCTGCTCATAATAGTAGGGATTTGGTCTCTGGTTATTTTGCTGGAGATTTTCCCAATCATTTTTGCAGCCAGACTCCCTTACTGTGGCTCGAGAGAGGTAAAAAGCTGCTGTTGTGAACACGGCCCAGTCTACAGGTTGGCTTGTACAGACATTTCTTTCAACCGACAACTGGCTACAGCTAAGactttgactgttttactaggCCCTTTGTCTTTTATTATCTTCACCTATGTGATTGTAGTGGTTGCTGTGACAAGGATTGCATCCATATCACAGCGCTGGAAGGCCTTCCACACCTGTCTCACTCACCTGCTACTGGTGCTGCTCTATTATATGCCTGTCATTCTAGCATATATACTAGGGAACCTGCGATTAGTTCAAAATGTAGATCTTTTCACAGCAATTCTGACTATTTCGGTTACCCTCCCACCAATGCTGAACCCCATCATCTACAGCTTAAAGACTGATGAACTCCGAGACAAGATAGCCAAGCTTCTGGGAAAGTCAAAAGTGGCACAACAGATCATTAAAAATGAGGCCAATGGATAA
- the LOC131520586 gene encoding olfactory receptor 1M1-like has product MQSYKKLVQNTKRKAAMNSLNVSFYQNISIVHPEYFFIIGLSGIPYSSYYYIFLFMVYFITVIGNSIVLVIIALERSLHSPKYIGVFNLALADIGETNALIPNMMKTFLFDSRYISYNACLANMFFVFLFSSIQSVTLVVLAYDRFIAICLPLRYHALVNNTTMILIFSAVWAFNSSVVALMVSFITQLSFCESIVIQSYFCDHGPVFRLACNDNNINKIIAFLVSVLYIVAPLIIIVLSYMGIFLALIKITTWQGRFKALKTCISHLLLVGIYFLPICSSYIAALLVSLTPNARVISTSLAYAIPPMLNPIIYVLKTAEIKDIIRKVFKNRSAPIREHV; this is encoded by the exons ATGCAAAGTTACAAGAAG CTTGTTCAAAACACCAAACGCAAAGCTGCAATGAATTCTTTAAATGTTAGTTTTTACCAGAATATCTCCATTGTTCATCCTGAATACTTTTTCATCATTGGACTTTCAGGTATACCTTATAGCAGTTATTACTATATATTCTTATTTATGGTTTATTTTATAACTGTAATTGGGAACTCTATAGTCCTTGTCATTATTGCTCTTGAACGAAGTCTGCACAGTCCAAAGTACATTGGTGTGTTTAACTTGGCCTTGGCTGATATTGGTGAAACTAATGCACTAATTCCTAACATGATGAAGACTTTTCTGTTTGACTCACGGTACATCTCATACAATGCTTGTTTGGCTAACATGTTTTTTGTGTTCCTCTTCAGTTCTATACAAAGTGTCACTCTTGTTGTTCTGGCATATGACCGCTTCATTGCAATTTGTTTGCCATTAAGGTATCATGCTCTTGTAAACAATACCACTATGATTTTAATTTTCTCAGCAGTTTGGGCATTTAATTCTTCTGTTGTGGCATTGATGGTGTCTTTTATTACCCAACTTTCTTTCTGTGAATCTATTGTGATACAGAGTTATTTTTGTGATCATGGACCAGTGTTTAGGTTGGCATGTAATGACAATAACATTAATAAGATCATTGCATTTCTTGTCTCAGTTTTATACATTGTAGCACCATTGATCATTATAGTCCTTTCATATATGGGAATTTTTCTTGCTTTAATCAAAATTACAACTTGGCAAGGACGTTTCAAAGCTCTGAAGACCTGTATTTCTCACCTGTTGTTAGTAGGGATATATTTCCTGCCCATATGCAGCTCATACATTGCTGCATTGTTGGTTTCTCTTACACCCAATGCCAGAGTCATCAGCACATCTCTGGCATATGCTATTCCACCGATGCTAAATCCcataatttatgttttaaagaCAGCTGAAATCAAAGACATTATTCgaaaagtgtttaaaaacaGATCTGCACCAATTAGAGAACATGTCTAA
- the LOC131554206 gene encoding olfactory receptor 6N1-like, with translation MPVGNVSFVKDFVIVGFPGLQSHYYGLVSAVLFLVYVFTIVGNAVFFALFVMTRSLQKPVYYCIINLVVCDVLFSTTTLPKIIGRYWFQDGTISFLGCFLQMFFVHYFGSVTARLLAVMAIDRYAAICFPLRYHSIMTNRNVLILILGSWLLGLIGPLMMIIRAYPLPYCARNSIVHCYCDHIAITTLACTDREEYSYPAFIHAMIVLGSLAVIVFSYCAIIVAVLHISSAQGRMKTFSTCSPQLIIIALFFLPRCFNYLSSNINIKFSTDLRLVIIMMYSLLPPMINPLIYCLRTDEVKKVLIKKLKRQKIYIKSVKT, from the coding sequence ATGCCAGTGGGAAATGTCAGCTTTGTGAAGGATTTTGTCATAGTCGGCTTTCCTGGACTACAGTCTCATTATTATGGCCTCGTATCAGCCGTTCTGTTTCTTGTTTATGTGTTTACAATAGTGGGAAATGCTgtattttttgcattgtttgtAATGACTAGGAGCCTTCAGAAACCTGTTTATTATTGCATTATAAATCTAGTTGTGTGTGATGTACTATTCAGCACCACAACATTACCAAAGATAATTGGCAGGTACTGGTTTCAAGATGGAACCATTTCATTCTTGGGCTGCTTTCTTCAGATGTTTTTTGTGCATTATTTTGGCTCAGTTACTGCACGTTTGTTGGCTGTAATGGCTATAGATCGCTATGCAGCAATCTGTTTCCCACTTCGGTATCACAGTATCATGACAaacagaaatgtattaattCTGATCCTGGGCTCTTGGTTGTTGGGTTTGATAGGCCCTTTGATGATGATCATCCGAGCTTATCCTCTCCCTTACTGTGCGAGAAACTCCATTGTGCACTGTTACTGTGATCATATTGCCATCACAACACTGGCATGCACTGACAGAGAAGAATATAGTTATCCAGCATTCATTCATGCTATGATAGTACTGGGCTCTCTTGCTGTTATTGTTTTCTCTTACTGTGCCATTATTGTGGCAGTTCTGCATATATCGAGTGCTCAAGGAAGGATGAAGACTTTCTCCACCTGCAGTCCTCAGCTTATCATAATTGCCCTTTTTTTCCTACCcagatgttttaattatttgtctagcaatattaatataaaattcagTACTGATTTGCGATTAGTCATTATTATGATGTATAGCCTTTTACCACCCATGATCAACCCCCTGATTTATTGTTTGAGAACAGATGAGGTAAAGaaggttttaataaaaaaacttaaaaggcaaaaaatatacattaaatcaGTGAAGACCTGA